The following are encoded together in the Gasterosteus aculeatus chromosome 7, fGasAcu3.hap1.1, whole genome shotgun sequence genome:
- the LOC120823095 gene encoding LOW QUALITY PROTEIN: E3 ubiquitin-protein ligase TRIM39 (The sequence of the model RefSeq protein was modified relative to this genomic sequence to represent the inferred CDS: inserted 1 base in 1 codon) produces the protein MQSPCKGCCEKGHLGTASQKYTQGGTRANFLDELRKKLPRAVHQPSAPIPCGTPREPMPTVTATTSLASSVPDQGSVAAGSGPSALPPSPPHCQTGGRRRFTVSGAASASRLPVCEIHHRGIMIYCRTDRLCVCPECETLDHEDHDTVPLKDEWMETKEKLSVSEQEVQEMIRWRXGKIEEVKRSATEMEAAAERELAGGVGLFSQLASAMQHSQAELAEVTDISRRAAALQADAMVRQLELEVEELRCRESTLAELAQSDDHLHCVKTFPTLSGRPPAKDWSRVSVNSDLGTGSIYRSLAALLERFQEDLLTIAETGFPASPRAPSPLRSEPRMRRVQEYAVDVTLDVNTAHPKLILSEDMKSVRCGDRHQMLPDNPERFDRVVCVIGREAISSGRHYWEVDVGGKTDWDLGVARQSMNRKGKINVTPSNGYWFLSLRDKKKYAFRSEPSADVPLTQRPHRIGIFVDFENGQVSFYNVDAKTHIYTFNDTFSECIHPFFSPCTNKSRKNEGPLTITPVT, from the exons ATGCAAAGTCCCTGTAAAGGCTGCTGTGAAAAAGGGCATTTAGGAACAGCTTCTCAGAAGTACACGCAGG GAGGCACACGAGCTAATTTCCTTGATGAGTTGAGGAAGAAGCTGCCTCGGGCGGTTCACCAACCGTCGGCGCCGATACCCTGTGGGACTCCAC GTGAGCCCATGCCGACGGTGACGGCCACTACCTCGCTGGCGTCTTCGGTACCAGACCAGGGCTCGGTGGCTGCCGGGTCCGGCCCCTCCGCGcttcccccctcgccccctcacTGCCAAACCGGAGGCCGGAGGAGGTTCACCGTGTCCGGGGCGGCATCCGCCTCGAGGCTCCCCGTCTGTGAGATCCACCACAGAGGAATAATG ATCTACTGTCGGACGGATCGATTATGTGTCTGCCCTGAATGTGAGACCCTGGACCACGAGGATCACGACACAGTGCCTCTCAAAGACGAGTGGATGGAAACCAAg GAGAAGCTGAGCGTGTCGgagcaggaggtgcaggagatGATCAGATGGA ACGGCAAGATAGAAGAAGTCAAGCGGTCAGCGACTGAAATGGAg GCGGCGGCGGAGCGAGAACTGGCGGGCGGCGTCGGCCTCTTCTCCCAGCTGGCGTCCGCCATGCAGCACTCCCAGGCCGAGCTGGCGGAGGTGACGGACATCAGCCGAAGGGCGGCCGCGCTACAGGCCGACGCCATGGTGCgacagctggagctggaggtggaaGAGCTGCGGTGCAGGGAAAGCACCCTCGCCGAGCTCGCCCAATCGGACGACCACCTGCACTGCGTGAAG ACGTTCCCCACCCTCTCCGGTCGTCCGCCCGCCAAAGACTGGTCCAGGGTGTCGGTGAACTCCGACCTGGGAACGGGGAGCATCTACAGGTCGCTGGCTGCCCTGCTGGAGAGGTTCCAGGAGGACCTGTTGACCATCGCAGAAACAG GTTTCCCTGCCTCGCCGCGGGCGCCCAGTCCGCTCCGGAGTGAGCCCA GGATGAGGAGGGTTCAGGAGTACGCAG TGGACGTGACGCTGGACGTCAACACCGCTCACCCCAAACTGATCCTGTCAGAGGACATGAAGAGT GTGAGGTGCGGAGATCGACACCAGATGCTTCCGGACAACCCGGAGAGGTTCGACAGGGTCGTCTGCGTCATTGGGAGGGAGGCCATCTCCTCCGGGAGACACTACTGGGAG gtGGATGTGGGCGGGAAGACCGACTGGGACCTCGGAGTAGCCAGACAATCGATGAACAGGAAGGGGAAGATCAACGTCACGCCGAGCAACGGGTACTGGTTCCTCAGCCTGAGAGACAA GAAGAAGTACGCCTTTCGCAGCGAACCCTCGGCAGATGTGCCTCTGACCCAGCGGCCGCACAGGATCGGGATATTTGTGGACTTTGAGAATGGACAG GTGTCTTTCTACAACGTCGATGCTAAAACTCACATCTACACTTTCAACGACACCTTCAGCGAGTGCATCCACCCGTTCTTCAGCCCCTGCACCAACAAGTCCAGGAAGAACGAAGGGCCGCTGACCATCACGCCGGTGACATGA
- the LOC120823093 gene encoding circularly permutated Ras protein 1 isoform X2, giving the protein MLPVTLTPRLTSTQMEFACSHVVCDWRPDGAESTGVPLVEQQYDNSVTVKPQEGPAPPPLPPRRLRKPRPLSLPLPPLPPSLPPAPSSRPPVPSSRPPSAPPVAPPVPSSLPPVPSSRPPVSSSRPLSAPPVAPPVPSSLPPVPSSRPPVSSSRPPVSSSRPPVSSSRPPVSSSRPPVSSSRPPVSSSRPPGAPPVAPPVPPRGRRRGGVANVNVVSANIGELVDLERAAGPRSSQSPVVCGKCGAALSHLSSIQSSVWGCEFCGFDNAVRDGAKGACGDLGDDLYLSNQSDDDYQNLEDTLLVFCVDISGSMSVTAELPSSGGSPVHVSRLEGMQDALQGALSSVLQLSPHRRVALVTFNDEVVIYGDGTGAPLSLRDWALVDYDHIWQQGVAYSIPHCIAETYQQLAQRVKDLREHGATSLGPAALVSVAMASRYPGSKVILCTDGKANIGLGEMEPSPSPASSPTASYFYTRLGLQAVGSGVIISVMTFEGTDCRLADVGRLSDATGGKVNIVSIGTVATEIRSACVDNILATGVTATMFAPDGVYFPYKDDSNHKLVKAIGNVTRGLEVTIQFAVKPEFREVFLQRETLPFQLQLLFTTRDREKVTRVLTERRPVATCSSIPAGSLNVAVLGVHCAQLCASLTMGGRVQEAQRHLKAQQDLHQQISKQRPINEEENIYGNWMDTMTTICDDITTESQTLSDEAARVMYQMKSASSDKEYYNNNNKNNNST; this is encoded by the exons ATGCTTCCTGTCACTTTGACGCCGCGGCTGACATCCACACAG ATGGAGTTCGCCTGCAGTCACGTGGTGTGCGATTGGCGCCCCGATGGAGCAG AATCCACCGGTGTTCCTCTTGTCGAGCAGCAGTACGACAACAGCGTGACCGTTAAACCACAAGAAG GTCCAGCTCCTCCGCCGCTGCCTCCTCGTCGCCTCCGAAAACCTCGACCCTTGTCTctgcctctcccccctcttcccccctctctcccccccgccccctcctcccggcctcccgtcccctcctcccGGCCTCCTAGCGCTCCACCTGTCGCTCCTCccgtcccctcctctctcccccccgtcccctcctcccgGCCTCCCGTTTCCTCCTCCCGGCCTCTTAGCGCTCCACCCGTCGCTCCTCccgtcccctcctctctcccccccgtcccctcctcccggcctcccgtctcctcctcccggcctcccgtttcctcctcccggcctcccgtctcctcctcccggcctcccgtttcctcctcccggcctcccgtctcctcctcccggcCTCCCGTTTCCTCCTCCCGGCCTCCCGGCGCTCCACCCGTCGCTCCCCCCGTCCCGCCCAGAG GCCGCAGGAGGGGGGGAGTAGCCAACGTCAACGTGGTCTCAGCGAACATCGGGGAACTGGTCGACCTCgagcgag CCGCGGGCCCGCGCAGTTCTCAAAGCCCGGTGGTTTGTGGGAAATGTGGCGCCGCCTTGTCGCACCTGAGCTCGATACAGAGCAGC GTTTGGGGGTGTGAGTTCTGCGGATTCGACAACGCCGTCCGCGACGGCGCGAAGGGAGCGTGCGGCGACCTCGGCGACGACCTTTACCTGTCCAACCAGAGCGACGACGACTACCAGAACCTGGAGGACACGCTGCTGGTGTTCTGTGTGGACATCTCCGGCAGCATGAGTGTCACtgcagag CTTCCATCGAGCGGCGGATCTCCAGTTCACGTCTCCAGACTAGAG GGTATGCAGGACGCcctccagggggcgctgtcCTCCGTGCTGCAGCTGTCCCCCCACAGGAGAGTGGCGCTGGTGACGTTCAATGACGAG GTGGTGATATACGGTGACGGCACCGGTGCTCCTCTGAGTCTCCGCGACTGGGCGCTGGTGGACTACGACCATATATGGCAACAGGGCGTGGCCTACAGCATCCCGCACTGCATCGCGGAGACGTACCAACAACTGGCACAGAGGGTCAAAGA CCTCAGGGAACACGGCGCCACGTCTCTCGGGCCTGCGGCGTTAGTCTCGGTCGCCATGGCGTCCAGGTACCCCGGCTCAAAG GTGATTCTGTGCACCGACGGCAAGGCCAACATCGGGCTGGGCGAGATGGAGCCGAGCCCCTCCCCCGCATCCTCTCCGACGGCTTCGTATTTCTACACGCGACTGGGTCTCCAGGCGGTGGGGAGCGG CGTCATCATCTCGGTCATGACCTTTGAAGGGACGGACTGTCGCCTGGCGGACGTCGGGAGGCTCTCGGACGCCACCGGAGGAAAG GTGAACATCGTCAGCATCGGTACGGTCGCCACGGAGATCCGGTCGGCCTGCGTGGACAACATTCTTGCAACAGGAGTCACGGCAACCATGTTTGCTCCTGATGGAGT ATATTTTCCCTACAAGGATGACAGCAATCACAAACTGGTGAAGGCGATAGGGAACGTGACCCGGGGGCTGGAGGTCACCATCCAGTTCGCTGTAAAGCCAGAGTTCAGGGAAG TTTTCCTTCAGAGGGAAACACTTCCGTTCCAACTCCAGCTGCTCTTCACGACCAGAGACCGAGAGAAAGTCACTCGCGTGCTCACTGAGCGCCGACCGGTCGCCACCTGCAG TTCGATCCCGGCCGGTAGCCTCAACGTGGCGGTGCTCGGCGTCCACTGCGCTCAGCTCTGTGCCAGTTTAACTATGGGGGGCCGAGTGCAGGAGGCGCAGAGGCACCTAAAGGCCCAGCAAGACCTGCACCAACAGATCAG TAAACAGAGGCCCATCAACGAGGAAGAGAACATCTATGGGAACTGGATGGACACCATGACGACAATctgtgatgacatcaccacAGAATCCCAG ACTCTCTCTGATGAAGCAGCGAGGGTCATGTATCAGATGAAGAGTGCCAGCAGTGACAAGGagtactacaacaacaacaacaagaacaacaacagcacatGA
- the cmasa gene encoding N-acylneuraminate cytidylyltransferase A isoform X2 → MATRKRPGENGRRDGTPSKHKPPRADGPGHVAALILARGGSKGIPLKNIKMLAGVPLLGWVLRAAVDSKKFSSVWVSTDHDEIEKVARAWGAQVHRRSPEVSKDSSSSLDTIQEFCRLNPEVDFVCHIQATSPCLHPFHLTEALEMITEQGYDSVFAVVRRHHFRWQEVNKASGELTRPLNLDPLNRPRRQDWDGELCENGSFYFSTRHCIMNEGLLQGGKVAYYEMKAEYSVDIDVDIDWPVAEQRVLRYGYFGEANPEVVRLMFCNVSGCLTEGRIYLSKSGEQMVSVNTRDTAGIRMLQRENTEVVLLTSALDSVGRPLADRVAEVTGCQVVEVGAEPLKELKPMVEEKKLGWKDVAFMGKRPPP, encoded by the exons ATGGCTACCAGGAAGAGACCCGGCGAGAACGGCCGGCGGGACGGAACTCCATCCAAACACAAGCCCCCCAGGGCGGACGGACCCGGTCACGTGGCCGCCTTGATCCTGGCGCGCGGGGGGAGCAAAGGGATCCCCCTGAAAAACATCAAGATGCTAGCGGGGGTGCCGCTCCTCGGGTGGGTGCTGAGGGCCGCGGTGGACTCCAAGAAGTTCTCGAG TGTTTGGGTTTCCACTGACCACGACGAGATCGAGAAGGTGGCGAGGGCCTGGGGGGCCCAGGTGCACCGCAGGAGTCCCGAGGTGTCCAAGGACTCCTCCTCGTCCCTGGACACCATCCAAGAGTTTTGCAGGCTCAACCCAG aaGTAGACTTTGTGTGCCACATCCAGGCCACGTCACCGTGTCTCCACCCGTTCCACCTGACGGAGGCCCTGGAGATGATCACGGAGCAGGGCTACGATTCGGTCTTCGCCGTGGTCCGCAGACACCATTTCCGCTGGCAGGAGGTCAATAAAGCAT CCGGCGAGCTCACCAGGCCGCTCAATCTGGACCCGCTCAACCGCCCCCGCCGCCAGGACTGGGACGGCGAGCTGTGTGAGAACGGCTCCTTCTACTTCAGCACGAGGCACTGCATAATGAACGAGGGGCTCCTGCAG GGCGGGAAGGTGGCGTACTACGAGATGAAGGCTGAGTACAGCGTGGACATCGACGTGGACATCGACTGGCCCGTGGCCGAGCAGAGGGTTCTCCG CTACGGCTACTTCGGCGAGGCCAACCCGGAGGTGGTGCGCCTGATGTTCTGCAACGTCTCCGGGTGTTTGACGGAAGGCAGGATCTACCTGTCCAAGTCCGGAGAGCAGATGGTGTCCGTTAACACCAGAGACACGGCGGGCATCCGcatgctgcagagggagaacacCGAG GTGGTGCTGCTGACCTCCGCGCTGGACTCCGTGGGCCGGCCCCTGGCCGACAGGGTGGCCGAGGTGACGGGCTGccaggtggtggaggtgggcgCGGAGCCCTTGAAGGAACTGAAGCcgatggtggaggagaagaagctcgGCTGGAAGGACGTGGCGTTCATGGGTAAAAGGCCTCCGCCGTAG
- the LOC120823093 gene encoding circularly permutated Ras protein 1 isoform X1 — protein MVTARAVPLADASGVSILFVPQMEFACSHVVCDWRPDGAESTGVPLVEQQYDNSVTVKPQEGPAPPPLPPRRLRKPRPLSLPLPPLPPSLPPAPSSRPPVPSSRPPSAPPVAPPVPSSLPPVPSSRPPVSSSRPLSAPPVAPPVPSSLPPVPSSRPPVSSSRPPVSSSRPPVSSSRPPVSSSRPPVSSSRPPVSSSRPPGAPPVAPPVPPRGRRRGGVANVNVVSANIGELVDLERAAGPRSSQSPVVCGKCGAALSHLSSIQSSVWGCEFCGFDNAVRDGAKGACGDLGDDLYLSNQSDDDYQNLEDTLLVFCVDISGSMSVTAELPSSGGSPVHVSRLEGMQDALQGALSSVLQLSPHRRVALVTFNDEVVIYGDGTGAPLSLRDWALVDYDHIWQQGVAYSIPHCIAETYQQLAQRVKDLREHGATSLGPAALVSVAMASRYPGSKVILCTDGKANIGLGEMEPSPSPASSPTASYFYTRLGLQAVGSGVIISVMTFEGTDCRLADVGRLSDATGGKVNIVSIGTVATEIRSACVDNILATGVTATMFAPDGVYFPYKDDSNHKLVKAIGNVTRGLEVTIQFAVKPEFREVFLQRETLPFQLQLLFTTRDREKVTRVLTERRPVATCSSIPAGSLNVAVLGVHCAQLCASLTMGGRVQEAQRHLKAQQDLHQQISKQRPINEEENIYGNWMDTMTTICDDITTESQTLSDEAARVMYQMKSASSDKEYYNNNNKNNNST, from the exons atggtgaccgcGCGCGCGGTCCCGCTCGCCGACGCGTCAGGTGTCAGCATCCTCTTTGTGCCGCAGATGGAGTTCGCCTGCAGTCACGTGGTGTGCGATTGGCGCCCCGATGGAGCAG AATCCACCGGTGTTCCTCTTGTCGAGCAGCAGTACGACAACAGCGTGACCGTTAAACCACAAGAAG GTCCAGCTCCTCCGCCGCTGCCTCCTCGTCGCCTCCGAAAACCTCGACCCTTGTCTctgcctctcccccctcttcccccctctctcccccccgccccctcctcccggcctcccgtcccctcctcccGGCCTCCTAGCGCTCCACCTGTCGCTCCTCccgtcccctcctctctcccccccgtcccctcctcccgGCCTCCCGTTTCCTCCTCCCGGCCTCTTAGCGCTCCACCCGTCGCTCCTCccgtcccctcctctctcccccccgtcccctcctcccggcctcccgtctcctcctcccggcctcccgtttcctcctcccggcctcccgtctcctcctcccggcctcccgtttcctcctcccggcctcccgtctcctcctcccggcCTCCCGTTTCCTCCTCCCGGCCTCCCGGCGCTCCACCCGTCGCTCCCCCCGTCCCGCCCAGAG GCCGCAGGAGGGGGGGAGTAGCCAACGTCAACGTGGTCTCAGCGAACATCGGGGAACTGGTCGACCTCgagcgag CCGCGGGCCCGCGCAGTTCTCAAAGCCCGGTGGTTTGTGGGAAATGTGGCGCCGCCTTGTCGCACCTGAGCTCGATACAGAGCAGC GTTTGGGGGTGTGAGTTCTGCGGATTCGACAACGCCGTCCGCGACGGCGCGAAGGGAGCGTGCGGCGACCTCGGCGACGACCTTTACCTGTCCAACCAGAGCGACGACGACTACCAGAACCTGGAGGACACGCTGCTGGTGTTCTGTGTGGACATCTCCGGCAGCATGAGTGTCACtgcagag CTTCCATCGAGCGGCGGATCTCCAGTTCACGTCTCCAGACTAGAG GGTATGCAGGACGCcctccagggggcgctgtcCTCCGTGCTGCAGCTGTCCCCCCACAGGAGAGTGGCGCTGGTGACGTTCAATGACGAG GTGGTGATATACGGTGACGGCACCGGTGCTCCTCTGAGTCTCCGCGACTGGGCGCTGGTGGACTACGACCATATATGGCAACAGGGCGTGGCCTACAGCATCCCGCACTGCATCGCGGAGACGTACCAACAACTGGCACAGAGGGTCAAAGA CCTCAGGGAACACGGCGCCACGTCTCTCGGGCCTGCGGCGTTAGTCTCGGTCGCCATGGCGTCCAGGTACCCCGGCTCAAAG GTGATTCTGTGCACCGACGGCAAGGCCAACATCGGGCTGGGCGAGATGGAGCCGAGCCCCTCCCCCGCATCCTCTCCGACGGCTTCGTATTTCTACACGCGACTGGGTCTCCAGGCGGTGGGGAGCGG CGTCATCATCTCGGTCATGACCTTTGAAGGGACGGACTGTCGCCTGGCGGACGTCGGGAGGCTCTCGGACGCCACCGGAGGAAAG GTGAACATCGTCAGCATCGGTACGGTCGCCACGGAGATCCGGTCGGCCTGCGTGGACAACATTCTTGCAACAGGAGTCACGGCAACCATGTTTGCTCCTGATGGAGT ATATTTTCCCTACAAGGATGACAGCAATCACAAACTGGTGAAGGCGATAGGGAACGTGACCCGGGGGCTGGAGGTCACCATCCAGTTCGCTGTAAAGCCAGAGTTCAGGGAAG TTTTCCTTCAGAGGGAAACACTTCCGTTCCAACTCCAGCTGCTCTTCACGACCAGAGACCGAGAGAAAGTCACTCGCGTGCTCACTGAGCGCCGACCGGTCGCCACCTGCAG TTCGATCCCGGCCGGTAGCCTCAACGTGGCGGTGCTCGGCGTCCACTGCGCTCAGCTCTGTGCCAGTTTAACTATGGGGGGCCGAGTGCAGGAGGCGCAGAGGCACCTAAAGGCCCAGCAAGACCTGCACCAACAGATCAG TAAACAGAGGCCCATCAACGAGGAAGAGAACATCTATGGGAACTGGATGGACACCATGACGACAATctgtgatgacatcaccacAGAATCCCAG ACTCTCTCTGATGAAGCAGCGAGGGTCATGTATCAGATGAAGAGTGCCAGCAGTGACAAGGagtactacaacaacaacaacaagaacaacaacagcacatGA
- the cmasa gene encoding N-acylneuraminate cytidylyltransferase A isoform X1 — MATRKRPGENGRRDGTPSKHKPPRADGPGHVAALILARGGSKGIPLKNIKMLAGVPLLGWVLRAAVDSKKFSSVWVSTDHDEIEKVARAWGAQVHRRSPEVSKDSSSSLDTIQEFCRLNPEVDFVCHIQATSPCLHPFHLTEALEMITEQGYDSVFAVVRRHHFRWQEVNKASGELTRPLNLDPLNRPRRQDWDGELCENGSFYFSTRHCIMNEGLLQGGKVAYYEMKAEYSVDIDVDIDWPVAEQRVLRYGYFGEANPEVVRLMFCNVSGCLTEGRIYLSKSGEQMVSVNTRDTAGIRMLQRENTEVVLLTSALDSVGRPLADRVAEVTGCQVVEVGAEPLKELKPMVEEKKLGWKDVAFMGCDMPDVGCLNLAGLSAVPHDAPSVAINAAKYICRSGGGAGAVREFAEHILLQKEKAKARRRSTDSV; from the exons ATGGCTACCAGGAAGAGACCCGGCGAGAACGGCCGGCGGGACGGAACTCCATCCAAACACAAGCCCCCCAGGGCGGACGGACCCGGTCACGTGGCCGCCTTGATCCTGGCGCGCGGGGGGAGCAAAGGGATCCCCCTGAAAAACATCAAGATGCTAGCGGGGGTGCCGCTCCTCGGGTGGGTGCTGAGGGCCGCGGTGGACTCCAAGAAGTTCTCGAG TGTTTGGGTTTCCACTGACCACGACGAGATCGAGAAGGTGGCGAGGGCCTGGGGGGCCCAGGTGCACCGCAGGAGTCCCGAGGTGTCCAAGGACTCCTCCTCGTCCCTGGACACCATCCAAGAGTTTTGCAGGCTCAACCCAG aaGTAGACTTTGTGTGCCACATCCAGGCCACGTCACCGTGTCTCCACCCGTTCCACCTGACGGAGGCCCTGGAGATGATCACGGAGCAGGGCTACGATTCGGTCTTCGCCGTGGTCCGCAGACACCATTTCCGCTGGCAGGAGGTCAATAAAGCAT CCGGCGAGCTCACCAGGCCGCTCAATCTGGACCCGCTCAACCGCCCCCGCCGCCAGGACTGGGACGGCGAGCTGTGTGAGAACGGCTCCTTCTACTTCAGCACGAGGCACTGCATAATGAACGAGGGGCTCCTGCAG GGCGGGAAGGTGGCGTACTACGAGATGAAGGCTGAGTACAGCGTGGACATCGACGTGGACATCGACTGGCCCGTGGCCGAGCAGAGGGTTCTCCG CTACGGCTACTTCGGCGAGGCCAACCCGGAGGTGGTGCGCCTGATGTTCTGCAACGTCTCCGGGTGTTTGACGGAAGGCAGGATCTACCTGTCCAAGTCCGGAGAGCAGATGGTGTCCGTTAACACCAGAGACACGGCGGGCATCCGcatgctgcagagggagaacacCGAG GTGGTGCTGCTGACCTCCGCGCTGGACTCCGTGGGCCGGCCCCTGGCCGACAGGGTGGCCGAGGTGACGGGCTGccaggtggtggaggtgggcgCGGAGCCCTTGAAGGAACTGAAGCcgatggtggaggagaagaagctcgGCTGGAAGGACGTGGCGTTCATGG GTTGCGACATGCCGGACGTCGGCTGCCTGAACCTGGCGGGTTTGAGCGCGGTGCCCCACGACGCCCCGTCGGTCGCCATCAACGCCGCCAAGTACATCTGCCGCAGCGGCGGGGGAGCGGGAGCCGTGAGGGAGTTCGCTGAGCACATCCTGCTGCAGAAGGAAAAAGCAAAGGCGCGGCGGAGGAGCACCGACAGCGTTTGA